A genomic window from Thermococcus nautili includes:
- a CDS encoding universal stress protein, whose protein sequence is MFERILYPTDFSDVSLHALRHCIPKLFELGARELHLLHVIDITVAELEAFELEEIYREKLEKLAEEMRERGINAKADVRVGIPSLEIAEASEEAGVDLVVTPSVGENIWRQMFMGSTASNLARATKRPVLLLKYVKKDDSYELAVDCSELFKKPLVAVDFSKCSIKIVKTVRKFEELIERGILLHSVDYGKVDELEHNIEVAKANLEKTAKGVKADFELEVMVGTASQAIIGTALAKNATLIVIGKKGRSILKDLILGSTAERVMRDSKLPVLLVPCE, encoded by the coding sequence ATGTTTGAGAGAATCCTCTACCCGACCGACTTCTCAGACGTATCGCTCCACGCCCTCAGGCACTGCATCCCCAAACTCTTCGAGCTCGGTGCCAGGGAGCTCCACCTCCTCCACGTCATCGACATAACCGTTGCGGAGCTTGAGGCGTTCGAGCTTGAAGAAATCTACCGCGAGAAGCTTGAGAAGCTCGCCGAGGAGATGCGAGAGAGGGGAATCAACGCCAAGGCCGACGTGAGGGTGGGAATCCCATCGCTCGAGATAGCGGAGGCGAGCGAGGAAGCCGGGGTTGACCTCGTCGTGACTCCGAGCGTCGGCGAGAACATATGGAGGCAGATGTTCATGGGGAGCACCGCCTCAAACCTCGCGAGGGCCACCAAGAGGCCGGTCCTCCTGCTCAAGTACGTCAAGAAGGACGACTCCTACGAGCTGGCCGTTGACTGCTCCGAGCTCTTCAAGAAGCCTCTGGTTGCAGTGGACTTCTCAAAGTGCTCAATCAAGATAGTAAAGACCGTCCGGAAGTTCGAGGAGCTCATAGAGCGGGGAATACTTCTGCACTCGGTTGACTACGGCAAGGTTGACGAGCTGGAGCACAACATTGAGGTGGCGAAGGCGAACCTCGAGAAGACGGCCAAGGGGGTCAAAGCCGACTTCGAGCTTGAGGTCATGGTCGGAACCGCCAGCCAGGCGATAATAGGGACGGCACTGGCGAAAAATGCAACGCTCATAGTCATCGGCAAGAAGGGCAGGAGCATTCTCAAGGATTTGATACTCGGTAGCACGGCGGAGAGGGTCATGCGGGACTCGAAGCTCCCGGTCCTCCTCGTCCCGTGCGAATAG
- the tfe gene encoding transcription factor E, translated as MARRKNKELIEIAMDIGGEEAVEVVKALEKMKEATDEELAEKTGIRVNTVRRILYQLNDQGLADFKRIRDPETGWYYYYWRLETKRLPEIIKARKMAELKRLKEMLEEETSEIYYWCGEEGHPRLTFDEAMEYEFQCPICGKMLMQYDNSRIVEELKKRIEELEIELGLRKKPRKKKSG; from the coding sequence GTGGCAAGACGGAAGAACAAGGAGCTCATCGAAATCGCAATGGACATAGGCGGTGAGGAGGCCGTTGAGGTAGTCAAAGCCCTCGAAAAGATGAAGGAAGCCACAGATGAGGAACTCGCCGAGAAAACGGGGATAAGAGTTAATACCGTCAGGAGAATCCTTTACCAGCTCAACGACCAGGGACTGGCAGATTTCAAGAGAATCCGCGACCCCGAGACGGGATGGTATTACTACTACTGGCGCCTTGAGACCAAGAGACTGCCCGAGATAATAAAGGCCCGAAAGATGGCCGAGCTGAAGAGGCTCAAGGAGATGCTTGAGGAAGAAACCAGCGAGATTTACTACTGGTGCGGCGAGGAGGGCCATCCGAGGCTCACCTTCGACGAAGCGATGGAGTACGAGTTCCAGTGCCCGATATGCGGTAAGATGCTCATGCAGTACGACAACAGTCGAATTGTCGAGGAGCTCAAGAAGCGCATAGAGGAACTCGAAATCGAGCTCGGCCTCAGGAAGAAGCCGAGGAAGAAAAAGAGCGGTTAA
- a CDS encoding DUF2110 family protein codes for MEEVVILEKVYGDRSGFDKLHRKLRSLLGDLEVEWKLSATTKNWVKVSLSGEDEEISANLVREEFGEVPYSLKNVEVGKTYRGRFIDLGKVGYGAYVDIGIFKPKPKDALIPLYYLKKTFGDMPVRQMIREFGWVDNLPVEVEVTDVEFGAREVELAFSDAQLKRIKEWLSDGYDKLFIAGTISEKVEEALIKTGHGRDVRRMEELGLMETLLVLKKGTQAPGIIKAIGPHLKGAVFGAIKFE; via the coding sequence ATGGAAGAAGTGGTTATTCTTGAGAAGGTTTACGGGGACAGGAGCGGTTTTGACAAACTCCACAGGAAGCTCCGCTCCCTTCTGGGGGATTTGGAGGTCGAGTGGAAGCTCTCAGCAACGACCAAGAACTGGGTCAAGGTCAGCCTCAGCGGTGAGGACGAGGAAATCAGCGCGAACCTCGTTAGAGAAGAGTTCGGTGAGGTTCCCTACAGCCTCAAGAACGTCGAAGTCGGAAAGACCTATAGGGGACGCTTCATAGACCTCGGCAAAGTCGGCTACGGCGCCTACGTTGACATTGGAATCTTCAAGCCGAAGCCCAAGGACGCGCTGATTCCGCTCTACTACCTCAAGAAAACCTTCGGGGACATGCCGGTAAGGCAGATGATTCGGGAGTTCGGCTGGGTGGACAACCTGCCCGTCGAGGTTGAAGTGACGGACGTCGAGTTCGGCGCCAGGGAAGTTGAGTTGGCCTTCAGCGACGCCCAGCTGAAGAGGATTAAGGAGTGGCTGAGCGACGGTTACGACAAGCTATTCATAGCGGGAACGATAAGCGAGAAGGTCGAGGAGGCGCTTATCAAGACGGGCCACGGCAGGGACGTCAGGAGAATGGAGGAGCTCGGCTTAATGGAAACCCTACTCGTCCTCAAGAAGGGAACCCAGGCCCCGGGAATCATCAAGGCAATCGGCCCGCACCTTAAGGGGGCCGTCTTCGGCGCAATCAAGTTTGAATGA
- a CDS encoding DMT family transporter — protein sequence MSKKHAVGAVLLWSTVASAFKLSLRYMSPLQLLFWAFLTSLVLYGALYFRSFRPSRENLRSAYLGLVLLLYYTVLFSAYDLLPAQEAQALNYTWPLALVLLSVPLLKRKLALKTLFGLFLGFLGALIVATRGNVLSLGFSNPIGDALGLGSALIWAAYWLLNVRDGRRLEEKMFWNFAFALFYASLLMPFAGFSPPPLKGIAGAVYVGLFEMGVTYLLWYRAVESDVAFASNLAYLVPFLSLLFISLILGERIEPTTVLGLILIVVGILLGREE from the coding sequence ATGTCCAAAAAACACGCCGTCGGTGCCGTTCTCCTCTGGTCAACGGTTGCAAGTGCTTTCAAGCTCTCACTCCGCTACATGAGCCCGCTCCAGCTCCTCTTCTGGGCCTTTCTGACGTCGCTCGTTCTCTACGGTGCCCTCTACTTCCGGAGCTTCAGGCCCTCCAGAGAAAACCTGCGCTCCGCTTACCTTGGCCTCGTACTCCTCCTCTACTACACCGTCCTCTTCTCAGCCTATGACCTTCTTCCCGCCCAGGAGGCGCAGGCGCTCAACTACACTTGGCCCCTGGCGCTCGTTCTGCTTTCCGTCCCCCTGCTTAAGAGAAAACTTGCCCTGAAGACATTATTTGGCCTCTTTCTTGGCTTTCTCGGTGCCCTCATTGTTGCAACCAGGGGCAACGTCCTATCCCTCGGCTTCTCGAATCCAATCGGGGATGCCCTCGGTCTCGGAAGCGCCCTAATCTGGGCCGCCTACTGGCTCCTGAACGTTCGGGACGGCAGGAGGCTTGAGGAGAAGATGTTCTGGAACTTCGCCTTTGCCCTCTTCTACGCCTCCCTGCTGATGCCCTTCGCGGGCTTTTCACCCCCTCCCCTGAAGGGCATTGCCGGCGCGGTTTACGTTGGCCTGTTCGAGATGGGCGTTACTTACCTCCTCTGGTACCGCGCGGTTGAGAGCGACGTTGCCTTTGCCTCGAACCTGGCTTACTTAGTGCCGTTTCTTAGTCTGCTCTTCATCTCCCTCATCCTTGGTGAGAGGATAGAACCGACAACCGTTCTGGGCTTGATTCTGATAGTGGTGGGAATCCTCCTTGGAAGGGAGGAGTAG
- a CDS encoding endonuclease dU translates to MIRKVKPEIRVVGFDDGTFSFSSKLERRKTVLFGVVMKGSKEVVGAVSRWITVDGTDATEKLIDAVNRSRFRDLRVVMLKGITYGGFNVVDIERLHHKTGLPVIVVVRKRPDLNAMELALKKHFPDWRERVELLRRAPPLLEMIPGKLYVQALGISPEVAFEVVRVTTKTGLIPEPLRLAHIMASAFMTGESTKE, encoded by the coding sequence ATGATTCGCAAGGTGAAGCCCGAGATAAGGGTCGTTGGCTTCGACGACGGGACGTTCTCCTTTTCTTCCAAGCTCGAAAGGAGAAAGACGGTTCTCTTCGGTGTCGTCATGAAGGGCTCGAAGGAGGTTGTTGGTGCGGTATCGAGGTGGATAACCGTCGACGGAACCGACGCCACCGAGAAGCTGATTGATGCCGTAAACCGGTCCCGCTTCAGGGATTTGAGGGTTGTTATGCTCAAGGGGATAACCTACGGGGGCTTCAACGTCGTTGACATTGAGAGGCTTCACCACAAGACCGGCCTCCCGGTAATCGTCGTCGTGAGGAAGAGGCCCGATTTAAACGCCATGGAGCTCGCGCTTAAGAAGCACTTCCCGGACTGGAGGGAGAGGGTTGAGCTCCTGAGGAGGGCTCCCCCGCTCTTGGAGATGATTCCCGGAAAGCTCTACGTCCAGGCACTCGGCATTTCTCCGGAGGTCGCCTTTGAGGTCGTCAGGGTAACCACGAAGACCGGCCTGATTCCGGAACCGCTGAGGCTCGCCCACATAATGGCGAGCGCCTTCATGACAGGAGAAAGCACGAAGGAGTAG
- a CDS encoding ADP-dependent ribose-1-phosphate kinase: protein MLDVIGMGNLNYDIIFLLDRFPEFHEKVVSREAHFGLGGAAGNTISWLATFGLKAGFIGAVGRDEIGEAHLKYFERLGVDTSGIDVVDVPSGVAVAMVHGDDKRIVKHLGANSLRKFKPEYAKKARFLHLSSNPPELIEEAVRFANASGIPISVDIGEATLPREVEGMVDYLLMNEDEYRRKYGSLDTSLSNAKNLIITLNGGGAIVREGDETFEVRGLSAKVVDSTGAGDSFDAGVIYGILKGWSLRDSAKLGMLLAYLTVQKVGARSAIVPLDEVIKLSKELGLDLPW, encoded by the coding sequence ATGCTCGACGTAATCGGCATGGGGAACCTCAACTACGACATAATCTTCCTGCTCGACCGCTTTCCCGAATTCCACGAGAAGGTCGTCTCCAGGGAGGCTCACTTCGGCCTCGGCGGTGCGGCCGGGAACACGATAAGCTGGCTCGCAACCTTTGGACTGAAGGCAGGCTTCATCGGGGCTGTTGGAAGGGACGAGATAGGAGAAGCCCACCTGAAGTACTTCGAAAGGCTCGGCGTCGACACCTCGGGAATAGACGTCGTTGACGTTCCATCAGGAGTTGCCGTTGCGATGGTTCACGGCGACGACAAGAGGATAGTCAAGCACCTTGGAGCCAACTCGCTCAGGAAGTTCAAGCCCGAGTACGCAAAGAAAGCCAGATTCCTGCACCTCTCCTCAAATCCCCCAGAGCTCATCGAGGAAGCAGTCCGCTTCGCCAACGCCAGCGGAATTCCCATCTCGGTCGATATCGGAGAGGCCACTCTACCAAGGGAAGTGGAGGGCATGGTTGACTACCTCCTCATGAACGAGGACGAGTACAGGAGGAAGTACGGCTCGCTCGACACCTCCCTCAGCAACGCCAAGAACCTGATAATAACGCTCAACGGGGGCGGGGCGATAGTTCGCGAGGGGGATGAAACCTTTGAGGTTCGCGGGCTGAGCGCGAAGGTTGTTGACAGCACTGGGGCTGGAGACTCCTTCGACGCGGGCGTAATCTACGGAATCCTGAAGGGATGGTCGCTCAGGGATTCGGCAAAGCTCGGCATGCTCCTGGCGTATCTCACCGTCCAGAAGGTAGGCGCGAGGAGTGCAATAGTTCCGCTCGATGAAGTCATCAAACTGTCAAAGGAGCTGGGCCTCGATTTGCCTTGGTAA
- the cutA gene encoding divalent-cation tolerance protein CutA yields the protein MEAIFVYTTFPDWESARKVVRELLERKLIVCANMREHEAMYWWEGKIEEGKEIGVLLKTEVSRWKALRDALRELHPYEVPLIARIDLDKLNREYSEWMARVLFG from the coding sequence ATGGAGGCGATATTCGTTTACACGACCTTCCCGGACTGGGAGAGCGCCAGGAAAGTCGTCAGAGAGCTCCTTGAGAGGAAGCTCATAGTCTGCGCCAACATGCGGGAGCACGAGGCGATGTACTGGTGGGAGGGCAAGATAGAGGAGGGCAAAGAGATTGGAGTGCTCCTAAAGACCGAGGTGAGCAGGTGGAAGGCTTTGAGGGACGCGCTGAGGGAGCTCCACCCCTACGAGGTCCCGCTGATAGCGAGAATTGACCTCGACAAACTCAACAGGGAGTACTCGGAGTGGATGGCAAGGGTGCTGTTCGGATGA
- the porB gene encoding pyruvate synthase subunit PorB, with protein sequence MAVRKPPVTTREYWAPGHAACAGCGCATALRLATKAFSEAMEEKYGDPDAFAIAQATGCMEVVSAVFPYTAWKAPWVHVAFENAAAVASGVEAAWKKLGRKGKILAIGGDGGTADIGMQALSGMLERWHNVVYLMYDNEAYMNTGIQRSSSTPYGAWTTTSPPGKYSIGEDKPKKWVALIAAAHQIPYVATASIGNPFDFVRKMKKAAKVDGPAFVQVHCTCPTGWKSPLEKGVEIARLAIETGVWPLFEIENGDFHNIKIQSPGGGAKVKREGGRVVAIEFKKPIEEYLKLQGRFKHLFKQPEAIDQLREQIKAMWKVLGVEVTLPKPEE encoded by the coding sequence ATGGCCGTTAGGAAGCCCCCCGTTACCACTCGCGAGTACTGGGCACCGGGCCACGCCGCCTGTGCCGGCTGTGGCTGTGCCACCGCTCTCAGGCTTGCCACCAAGGCCTTTAGCGAGGCTATGGAGGAGAAGTACGGCGACCCCGATGCCTTCGCCATAGCCCAGGCCACCGGATGTATGGAAGTTGTTAGCGCCGTCTTCCCGTACACCGCCTGGAAGGCCCCGTGGGTCCACGTGGCTTTTGAGAACGCCGCGGCAGTGGCGAGCGGTGTCGAGGCTGCCTGGAAGAAGCTCGGAAGGAAGGGCAAGATTCTTGCCATAGGCGGTGACGGTGGAACTGCCGATATCGGTATGCAAGCTTTGAGCGGTATGCTCGAGCGCTGGCACAACGTCGTTTACCTGATGTACGACAACGAGGCTTACATGAACACTGGAATTCAGCGCTCAAGCTCAACCCCCTACGGAGCTTGGACGACCACCTCACCGCCCGGCAAGTACTCCATCGGTGAGGACAAGCCCAAGAAGTGGGTCGCTCTCATAGCTGCAGCCCACCAGATACCCTACGTCGCCACCGCGAGCATAGGCAACCCCTTCGACTTCGTCAGGAAGATGAAGAAGGCCGCCAAGGTTGACGGCCCGGCATTCGTCCAGGTCCACTGTACCTGTCCGACCGGCTGGAAGAGCCCGCTCGAGAAGGGCGTCGAGATAGCGAGGCTCGCCATCGAGACCGGCGTCTGGCCACTCTTCGAGATTGAGAACGGCGACTTCCACAACATCAAGATACAGAGCCCAGGAGGAGGCGCGAAGGTCAAGCGCGAGGGAGGCAGAGTAGTTGCCATCGAGTTCAAGAAGCCCATCGAGGAGTACCTCAAGCTCCAGGGCAGGTTCAAGCACCTCTTCAAGCAGCCAGAGGCAATTGACCAGCTCCGCGAGCAGATAAAGGCCATGTGGAAGGTCCTCGGCGTCGAGGTCACCCTCCCGAAGCCGGAGGAGTGA
- a CDS encoding acylphosphatase, with protein MRKVRAHLRIYGRVQGVGFRWSMQREAKKLGVSGWVRNLPDGSVEAVVEGEEERVEALIGWAHQGPPLARVTRVEVKWEEPEGLEGFKVVG; from the coding sequence ATGAGGAAGGTTAGGGCGCACCTTAGGATATACGGGCGCGTTCAGGGGGTCGGCTTCCGCTGGAGCATGCAGAGGGAAGCGAAGAAGCTCGGGGTTTCCGGCTGGGTCAGGAACCTGCCGGACGGTAGCGTTGAGGCAGTCGTCGAGGGCGAGGAAGAGAGGGTCGAGGCGCTGATTGGATGGGCCCACCAGGGACCGCCGCTGGCGAGGGTAACGCGCGTCGAGGTTAAATGGGAAGAACCGGAGGGGCTGGAGGGCTTCAAGGTCGTTGGTTGA
- the porA gene encoding pyruvate synthase subunit PorA, which yields MPIRTVMKANEAAAWAAKLAKPKVIAAFPITPSTLVPEKISEFVANGELDAEFIKVESEHSAISACVGASAAGVRTFTATASQGLALMHEILFIAAGMRLPIVIAVGNRALSAPINIWNDWQDTISERDTGWLQFYAENNQEALDLILIAYKVAEDERVLLPAMVGFDAFILTHTVEPVEIPDQELVDEFLGEYEPKHAYLDPKRPITQGTLAFPAHYMEARYKVWEANENARKVIDEVFAEFEKKFGRKYQKIEEYRTDDAEIIFVTMGSLAGTVKEYVDHLREKGIKVGAAKMTVYRPFPIEEVRELAKKAKVLALLEKNVTFSVGGALFQDFSRTLVNEKEKPVIVDFILGLGGRDVTFKDLDEALAIAQKALNGEEFDEVNWIGLRKEIL from the coding sequence ATGCCGATTAGGACGGTTATGAAAGCCAACGAGGCGGCCGCCTGGGCCGCGAAGCTTGCCAAGCCGAAGGTCATAGCGGCCTTCCCGATTACGCCGTCAACCCTCGTTCCCGAGAAAATCAGCGAGTTCGTCGCCAACGGCGAGCTCGATGCGGAGTTCATCAAGGTCGAGAGCGAGCACTCGGCCATTTCAGCCTGTGTCGGTGCCTCAGCGGCCGGTGTTAGGACCTTCACCGCGACCGCTTCTCAGGGTCTCGCTTTGATGCACGAGATACTCTTCATCGCCGCTGGAATGCGCCTTCCGATAGTCATAGCCGTTGGAAACAGGGCTCTCTCAGCTCCGATTAACATCTGGAACGACTGGCAGGACACCATCAGCGAGCGCGACACCGGCTGGCTCCAGTTCTACGCCGAGAACAACCAAGAAGCTTTAGACCTTATCCTGATAGCCTACAAGGTCGCCGAGGACGAGCGCGTTCTCCTCCCGGCGATGGTCGGCTTCGACGCGTTCATCCTCACCCACACCGTCGAGCCCGTTGAGATACCTGACCAGGAGCTCGTTGACGAGTTCCTCGGCGAGTACGAGCCGAAGCACGCTTACCTTGACCCGAAGAGGCCGATAACCCAGGGTACCCTTGCCTTCCCGGCCCACTACATGGAGGCCCGCTACAAGGTCTGGGAGGCCAACGAGAACGCGAGGAAGGTCATCGACGAGGTCTTTGCCGAGTTCGAGAAGAAGTTCGGCAGGAAGTACCAGAAGATTGAGGAGTACAGGACTGATGACGCCGAGATAATCTTCGTCACCATGGGTTCACTCGCCGGAACCGTCAAGGAATACGTTGACCACCTCCGCGAGAAGGGCATCAAGGTCGGAGCCGCGAAGATGACCGTTTACAGGCCGTTCCCGATTGAAGAGGTTCGCGAGCTGGCCAAGAAGGCTAAGGTTCTCGCTCTCCTTGAGAAGAACGTCACCTTCAGCGTCGGCGGAGCCCTCTTCCAGGACTTCAGCAGGACCCTCGTGAACGAGAAGGAGAAGCCGGTCATAGTTGACTTCATCCTCGGACTCGGTGGCAGGGACGTCACCTTCAAGGACCTTGACGAGGCCCTCGCGATTGCGCAGAAGGCCCTCAACGGAGAGGAGTTTGACGAGGTCAACTGGATAGGCCTTAGGAAGGAGATTCTGTGA
- the gcvT gene encoding glycine cleavage system aminomethyltransferase GcvT, giving the protein MVKRVHLFDWHKEHAKKIEEFAGWEMPIWYSSIKDEHLAVRNAVGVFDTSHMGEIVFRGKDALKFLQYVTTNDISKPPAISGTYTLVLNERGAIKDETLVFNMGNDEYLMICDSDAFEKLYAWFTYLKGTVEQFTKLDLEIELKTYDIAMFAVQGPKARDLAKDLFGVDINEMWWFQARWVELDGIKMLLSRSGYTGENGFEVYIEDANPYHPDPEKRGKPEKALHVWERILEEGEKYGIRPAGLGARDTLRLEAGYTLYGNETKELQLLSTDIDEVTPLQANLDFAIFWDKEFIGKDALLKQKERGLGRKLVHFKMVEKGIPREGYRVLANGEVIGEVTSGTLSPLLGIGIGIAFVKEEYAKPGLEIEVEIRGKPKKAVTVAPPFYDPKKYGLFREE; this is encoded by the coding sequence ATGGTCAAAAGGGTGCACCTCTTCGACTGGCATAAGGAGCACGCCAAGAAAATCGAGGAGTTCGCGGGCTGGGAGATGCCAATCTGGTACTCGAGCATAAAGGATGAACACCTCGCCGTCAGGAACGCGGTCGGCGTTTTTGACACCTCCCACATGGGCGAGATAGTCTTCCGCGGGAAGGATGCCCTCAAGTTCCTCCAGTACGTCACGACCAACGACATAAGCAAGCCTCCTGCCATAAGCGGAACCTACACGCTCGTCCTCAACGAGAGGGGAGCCATTAAAGACGAGACCCTCGTCTTCAACATGGGGAACGACGAGTACCTGATGATATGCGACAGCGACGCCTTCGAGAAGCTCTACGCATGGTTCACCTACCTCAAGGGCACGGTTGAGCAGTTTACCAAGCTCGACCTTGAGATTGAGCTCAAAACGTACGATATAGCCATGTTCGCCGTCCAGGGGCCGAAGGCGAGGGATTTAGCGAAGGACCTCTTTGGGGTAGACATCAACGAGATGTGGTGGTTCCAGGCCAGGTGGGTCGAGCTCGACGGAATCAAGATGCTCCTCTCAAGGAGCGGCTACACCGGCGAGAACGGATTCGAGGTCTACATCGAAGATGCGAACCCCTACCACCCCGACCCCGAGAAGAGGGGTAAACCGGAGAAGGCCCTTCACGTCTGGGAGAGAATCCTTGAGGAGGGCGAGAAGTACGGCATAAGGCCGGCCGGACTCGGAGCAAGGGACACGCTCAGGCTTGAGGCCGGCTACACGCTCTACGGCAACGAGACGAAAGAGTTACAGCTCCTCAGCACGGACATCGACGAAGTCACCCCGCTCCAGGCCAACCTCGACTTCGCGATATTCTGGGACAAGGAGTTCATAGGTAAAGACGCCCTCCTCAAGCAGAAGGAGCGCGGTTTGGGAAGGAAGCTCGTCCACTTCAAGATGGTCGAAAAGGGAATCCCGAGGGAGGGCTACAGGGTTCTGGCCAACGGCGAGGTCATCGGCGAGGTCACGAGCGGAACGCTCTCGCCGCTCCTTGGCATAGGAATCGGAATAGCCTTCGTGAAGGAGGAGTACGCCAAACCCGGCCTCGAAATCGAGGTGGAAATCAGGGGCAAGCCCAAGAAGGCCGTAACAGTTGCACCGCCGTTCTACGACCCCAAGAAGTACGGCCTCTTCAGGGAGGAGTGA
- a CDS encoding Mrp/NBP35 family ATP-binding protein produces the protein MTIKAPTLNIGGLGADPLTERIKEKQKKWKYKIAVLSGKGGVGKSTVAVNLAAALAKKGYYVGLLDADIHGPNVAKMLGVDKADVLAERLEDGRFEMLPPMADFMGQITPIKVMSMGFLVPEDQPIIWRGALVTKAIKQLLGDVKWGELDFMIIDFPPGTGDEILTVVQNVQLDAAVIVTTPQEVALLDTGKAVNMMKKMEVPYIAVVENMSYLICPHCGNEIDLFGKGGGKKLAEKEGVDFLGEVPIDLKAREASDAGIPIVLYGDTPAARAFMELADKLVKKLEELKGEESKEKTE, from the coding sequence ATGACGATTAAGGCTCCGACCCTCAACATAGGCGGTCTGGGCGCTGACCCACTCACGGAGAGGATAAAGGAGAAGCAGAAGAAGTGGAAGTACAAGATAGCGGTTCTCAGCGGTAAGGGTGGCGTTGGAAAGAGCACCGTTGCGGTGAACCTCGCGGCCGCGCTTGCGAAGAAGGGCTACTACGTCGGCCTGCTCGACGCGGACATACACGGGCCGAACGTTGCAAAGATGCTCGGCGTTGACAAAGCCGACGTTCTGGCGGAGAGGCTGGAAGACGGTCGCTTCGAGATGCTCCCGCCGATGGCCGACTTCATGGGTCAGATAACGCCCATCAAGGTCATGAGCATGGGCTTCCTCGTTCCGGAGGACCAGCCGATAATCTGGCGCGGTGCCCTCGTCACCAAGGCCATCAAACAGCTCCTCGGCGACGTCAAGTGGGGCGAGCTCGACTTCATGATAATCGACTTCCCGCCCGGAACGGGCGACGAAATCCTGACGGTGGTTCAGAACGTCCAGCTCGACGCCGCTGTCATCGTCACGACCCCCCAGGAGGTTGCCCTTCTCGACACCGGCAAGGCCGTCAACATGATGAAGAAGATGGAGGTTCCCTACATAGCCGTCGTTGAGAACATGAGCTACCTCATCTGCCCGCACTGTGGCAACGAGATTGACCTCTTCGGCAAGGGTGGGGGCAAGAAGCTGGCCGAGAAGGAGGGCGTTGACTTCCTCGGTGAGGTTCCGATAGACCTCAAGGCGAGGGAGGCAAGCGACGCCGGCATTCCAATAGTCCTCTATGGAGATACCCCCGCCGCGAGGGCCTTCATGGAGCTCGCCGATAAGCTCGTGAAGAAGCTCGAGGAGCTCAAGGGTGAGGAGAGCAAAGAGAAAACCGAGTGA
- a CDS encoding regulator of amino acid metabolism, contains ACT domain protein — MMLILEAYFKNYPARRKVAEFLFENGLSVRNGKIYLKNVEVPISELARAIGVNRKIIYHTIEYIEKTYPLKLIFERLNPLPSLIDVAPLMGWEVLEIDVEKGDYQGAFAEVMRILAESNVPVMEVFGRNLREETSKIFIVIDGTLPVETFARIKDIHGFQRLILHTPEKEKEKLVCNYCEVKYCPKRVLLEAINQRP; from the coding sequence ATGATGCTCATACTTGAGGCCTACTTCAAGAACTATCCCGCCAGGAGGAAGGTCGCCGAGTTCCTCTTCGAGAACGGCCTGAGCGTGCGGAACGGTAAAATCTACCTCAAGAACGTTGAGGTCCCGATAAGCGAGCTCGCCAGGGCAATAGGCGTCAACAGGAAGATAATCTACCACACAATCGAGTACATCGAGAAGACCTACCCGCTGAAACTCATCTTCGAGCGTCTCAACCCACTCCCCAGCTTGATAGACGTCGCCCCGCTGATGGGCTGGGAAGTGCTCGAGATTGACGTTGAAAAGGGGGACTACCAGGGGGCCTTTGCCGAAGTTATGAGGATTCTCGCGGAGAGCAACGTCCCGGTTATGGAGGTCTTCGGCAGGAACCTGAGGGAGGAAACGAGCAAGATATTCATCGTCATCGACGGAACGCTTCCTGTCGAGACCTTCGCGAGAATAAAGGACATCCACGGCTTCCAGAGGCTCATACTCCACACGCCGGAGAAGGAGAAGGAAAAACTGGTCTGCAACTACTGTGAGGTCAAGTACTGCCCCAAGAGGGTTCTCCTTGAGGCAATCAACCAACGACCTTGA